The Aphis gossypii isolate Hap1 chromosome 3, ASM2018417v2, whole genome shotgun sequence genome includes a region encoding these proteins:
- the LOC114127891 gene encoding cell adhesion molecule Dscam2 isoform X1, producing MFTFQNGLIMKSVCLHVSYYTFTILLSLCQANNELIGPAFRLVPPFNVQFSNDTGIKIDCTAFGNPTPQVQWYLEDGTRVMTIPKIRVVHQNGSLIFLSFGPSSYMHDVHSAQYRCKASNAVGQIISGAVHINAVMNQNYDVQVYAEYVSIGNTALLRCHVSAHASNYVMVTSWTQDDIIHFYPNVDSGGKYLVLGNGDLYINNVDSSDGFKSYTCRTVHKLTGETKASSFPGHITVNDPTENQRPRVVVETDSRKQVKVGEDLILSCLSQGFPIPTYRWYRENGDVLKALAHDPRLSVPIPGLLKIEKIRLDDDGKYVCISNNSVGEETVHHTVFVTEPLSVNILPQKVVGSSLLDPTKSVQFVCTVNGHPINRIMWYKNGQPLMQLNGRVRVTSSLHKQVLMLSPLNKDDQGMYQCFGTNDWDMAHDNTQLLLGDIGPELVYWFTEQTLQPGPSLSLKCVASGNPLPQFTWTLDGFPIPESNRILVGQYVTAHDDVIAHVNISSLKVEDGGEYTCTAHNEIAHVSHSSRINVYGVPFVREMPSVHVVAGKQLIVKCPVAGYPIESINWERDGLTLPVNLRQKVYSNGTLTIEQVQRQTDAGTYTCQAKNHHGHSSRRDVEIQVLIRPKILPIPPMTNLLAEGMRAAISCQIVEGDLPVMFTWTKDGDGVNNGLGVGTATRNHDEYSSSLIIDRITAEHAGNYTCIATNLAGEEKFTVPLTVNVPPKWTVEPEDTNVVMGYPCMLHCQAEGYPTPMVVWKKSFGDSIDEYKDFLYEPNVNFFRNGTLEFLHTSKANEGKYMCEAKNDISPGLSKVIQLKINAPVKFIQKTKQIQVKLNDDAHIQCIAVGDKPLQISWKGSTNMPILKDIDRRFTIREQTKDNGIMSELGISPVYRHDTGFFKCTGSNFYGQDENSIELIVQETPESPKDIRILNQQSRSMEITWNQPYDGNSVILNYIVQYKLVASLWIADPAKVIIAGTQTITTIEGLTPATSYHIRVIAENAIGLSEPSDEAQAFTQEEVPSMAPQNIRAEAKSKTELSIMWEPPPSESCNGILIGYHVGYLSTDDKQNPTSQTVPHSRYIIKTVNINAQYSEDFIINGLTPYTTYSIVVQAFNSKGAGPFSKPITVQTDEGIPTMPPEKPTCRSLTSQSIQVSWDLPLPAGRNGKIQGFKVSYQPAEDWYEKNEFETKITTIQYTTIQALLKYTNYSISVFAFTSKGDGVQSDPIYCKTEEDTPSVPADIKAVISSIKTIVVSWLPPVRSNGRLTGYILYISILSGHKDSKPIKKILSPSIEVFEASRIIDSAKYQFWVKALTKVGEGESTRTITVLPTIKIPAQIVSFSQVLIMRWKKNVTLSCKRVGLPYPQPIWTKGGRSIISSGRYQINKDGSLVIHDVQHSDRGNYTCAVENTHGKDEISYAIHVRVPPSPPKLIVFLEETDSLQLKWTDTAEPDIPILGYIINFKREHGDWEEIHIDAKTHFHTLQKLLCGTRYQLYITAYNKIGTGLPCDILTSYTKGSVPIPPESPTEAITYNSSTVTAWFDLWGSGGCDILYYTIEWKQQISEEWISSDGSKPVVPKERMYTVEGLEPATKYQLKVIAHNNIGSSYALYNFTTLTIDGATVIPFDLYTEIAPEEASVFTSITTAISLIIALVVVSSIAAFTYYYKVMKRSDEESVRDQSQRSRDQRYSVRGQSQQTLSCDSVTFKTDSTEYMDEICPYATFELAKQPQGESTFSGNIYSGPYHSVRGSFVYHQPKASTSEQYNFVQRKEPEYTKVRQKGRKLRDPHSESQESDNLGSTDSEVKRILTLHLPISEYDTHGSDSDNGETRRNQSASQELVSFRHRMSREVSNEGTSSSSENSIAEVRKPSIVPPLRKPKSKSQVFTKRSLKSNSGFSSHNDDINFSERLNPPARFSDSRPMRQNEGNEYERRPKISSHQRRSPRRLTQETSFQIDV from the exons ATGTTTACATTTCAGAATGGATTGATAATGAAGTCTGTGTGCCTACATGTCAGTTACTATACCTTCACCATCCTTTTATCAT tATGTCAGGCAAATAACGAATTAATAGGACCAGCATTTCGTCTAGTACCACCATTCAACGTCCAGTTTTCCAACGATACTGGTATCAAAATCGATTGTACTGCATTTGGGAATCCTACTCCACAAGTACAATGGTACTTAG AGGACGGAACAAGGGTTATGACAATACCAAAAATCAGAGTAGTACATCAGAACGgtagtttaatatttcttagttTTGGCCCAAGTTCTTACATGCACGATGTACACAGTGCACAATACAGATGTAAAGCTAGTAATGCAGTTGGTCAAATCATAAGTGGAGCAGTTCATATTAATGCTG tcATGAATCAAAATTATGATGTTCAAGTTTATGCCGAGTATGTCAGTATTGGAAATACTGCGCTATTGCGATGCCATGTTTCTGCACATGCTTCTAACTATGTAATGGTAACGTCGTGGACACAGGATGATATAATTCACTTTTATCCTAATGTTGATTCTGGTGGAAAATATTTGGTACTAGGAAATggcgatttatatattaacaatgttGATTCTAGCGAtggatttaaaagttatacttGTAGAACTGTGCATAAGTTAACTGGTGAAACCAAAGCTAGTTCGTTTCCTGGACATATCACTGTGaatg ACCCTACTGAAAACCAACGACCAAGAGTTGTTGTGGAAACCGATAGTAGAAAACAAGTTAAAGTGGGAGAAGATCTTATACTATCTTGTTTATCTCAAGGATTCCCTATACCAACTTATAGATGGTATAGGGAAAATGGAGACGTACTTAAAGCCTTAGCGCATGATCCACGTTTATCAGTACCCATTCCTGGTCTTCtcaaaatcgaaaaaattcgTTTAGATGATGATGGAAAATATGTTTGCATATCAAATAATAGTGTTGGCGAAGAAACAGTTCATCATACCGTTTTTGTCACTG aacccCTTTCAGTGAATATACTACCACAAAAAGTAGTTGGTTCCTCACTCTTAGATCCTACAAAGTCAGTTCAGTTTGTATGTACAGTAAATGGGCATCCAATCAATAGAATAATGTGGTATAAAAATGGACAACCCTTAATGCAATTAAATGGTAGAGTGCGTGTGACATCATCACTACATAAGCAAGTATTGATGTTATCACCATTGAATAAAGATGATCAAGGAATGTACCAATGTTTTGGAACAAATGATTGGGATATGGCTCATGATAATACTCAATTACTACTTggag ATATTGGACCTGAACTTGTATATTGGTTTACCGAGCAAACTTTACAACCGGGGCCttctttatcattaaaatgcgTAGCATCAGGAAACCCTCTTCCACAGTTCACTTGGACTTTAGATGGATTTCCAATACCAGAATCGAATAGAATTTTGGTGGGCCAGTATGTTACTGCACATGATGATGTTATCGCCCATGTTAACATATCTTCATTGAAAGTGGAAGATGGTGGAGAGTACACATGTACAGCACATAATGAAATCGCACATGTTTCACATTCTTCCAGGATAAATGTTTACGGAGTTCCTTTCGTAAGGGAAATGCCAAGTGTTCATGTTGTAGCTGGAAAACAGCTTATAGTTAAGTGTCCTGTAGCAGGTTATCCGATTGAATCAATTAATTGGGAACGGG acggATTAACATTACCAGTTAATCTCCGTCAAAAAGTTTACAGTAATGGAACTCTAACAATAGAACAAGTTCAACGGCAAACTGATGCTGGTACTTATACTTGTCAAGCAAAAAATCATCACGGTCATTCTTCAAGGAGAGATGTCGAAATTcaagttttaa ttcggccgaaaattttaccaattcCCCCCATGACTAATCTTTTAGCTGAAGGTATGCGTGCAGCAATTTCATGTCAAATTGTCGAAGGTGACCTTCCTGTAATGTTTACTTGGACAAAAGATGGGGATGGAGTAAACAATGGCTTAGGAGTGGGAACAGCTACAAGAAATCATGATGAGTATTCGTCATCGTTAATTATAGATCGCATTACTGCTGAACATGCAGGAAACTATACGTGTATAGCAACAAATTTAGCAGGAGAAGAGAAATTTACCGTACCCCTAACAGTTAacg TTCCTCCAAAATGGACAGTTGAACCTGAAGACACCAATGTGGTTATGGGCTATCCATGCATGTTACATTGTCAGGCAGAAGGTTATCCTACGCCGATGGTAGTTTGGAAGAAATCGTTTG gtgaTTCAATTGATGAATATAAGGACTTTTTATACGAACCCAATGTAAATTTCTTTAGAAACGGAACTTTAGAGTTTTTGCATACTAGTAAGGCTAATGAAGGGAAGTATATGTGTGAagcaaaaaatgatattagtCCTGGACTGAGCAAAgtcatacaattaaaaataaatg CTCCAGTaaagtttatacaaaaaactaaGCAAATTCaagttaaacttaatgatGATGCTCATATACAGTGTATTGCTGTGGGAGATAAGCCATTACAAATATCTTGGAAAGGATCTACTAATATGCCAATTTTAAAGGACATAGATCGAAG GTTTACTATAAGAGAACAAACTAAAGATAATGGAATAATGTCAGAGCTTGGAATATCACCTGTATATAGACATGATACAgggttttttaaatgtaccgGAAGTAATTTTTACGGACAAGATGAGAACTCGATCGAATTGATAGTGCAGG AGACGCCTGAAAGTCCAAAAGATATTAGAATTTTGAATCAACAAAGTCGGTCAATGGAAATAACATGGAATCAACCATACGACGGAAAcagtgttatattaaattatattgttcaataCAAATTAGTTGCAT cTTTATGGATAGCAGACCCAGCAAAAGTAATTATTGCTGGTACTCAAACCATTACAACCATCGAGGGATTAACACCCGCAACGTCTTACCATATTCGAGTTATTGCAGAAAATGCCATTGGATTAAGTGAGCCCAGTGATGAAGCACAAGCTTTTACGCAAGAAGAag TTCCCAGTATGGCACCTCAAAATATTCGTGCTGAAGCTAAAAGCAAAACAGAACTTTCAATAATGTGGGAACCACCTCCGTCAGAGTCTTGTAATGGAATTTTAATTGGATATCACGTTGGATACTTATCGACGGACGATAAACAAAATCCTACATCACAAACGGTACCACACAGCCGTTACATCATAAAAACAGTTAACATTAATGCTCAATATAGCGAAGACTTTATCATAAATGGTCTAACACCGTATACGACGTATTCAATCGTTGTACAAGCTTTTAATAGCAAAGGTGCTGGACCATTTTCTAAGCCTATTACGGTGCAAACTGACGAAGGAA TACCAACAATGCCACCCGAAAAACCGACATGTAGATCTTTAACATCACAAAGCATTCAAGTATCGTGGGATTTACCACTGCCTGCGGGTCGCAATGGTAAAATACAAGGTTTTAAAGTATCGTATCAACCAGCAGAAGACTGGTATG aaaaaaatgaatttgaaaCGAAAATTACTACTATACAATACACGACAATTCAAgctttattgaaatatacaaattatagcaTATCAGTATTTGCATTTACAAGTAAAGGGGATGGAGTTCAAAGTGATCCAATTTACTGCAAAACTGAAGAAGACA cTCCTTCGGTACCAGCAGATATCAAAGCAGTAATAAGCTCTATAAAAACCATTGTTGTATCTTGGCTTCCACCAGTTCGTTCAAATGGGAGACTTAccggttatattttatacatatcaatTTTAAGCGGTCACAAAGAT tcaaaaccgataaaaaaaatacttagtcCGTCCATTGAAGTTTTCGAAGCATCAAGAATCATTGATAGCGCAAAATACCAGTTTTGGGTTAAAGCATTGACTAAAGTTGGGGAAGGCGAGAGCACTAGAACCATTACCGTACTACCTACGATTAAAATCCCCGCTCAGATAGTATCGTTCAGTCAAGTTTTGATTATGCGATGGAAGAAAAACGTAACATTAAGTTGTAAAAGAGTAGGTTTACCGTATCCTCAACCAATATGGACAAAAGGTGGACGATCAATCATTTCGAGTGGAAGATATCAG ATAAACAAAGATGGGTCGTTGGTTATACACGATGTACAACATTCAGATCGAGGAAACTATACGTGTGCTGTGGAGAATACACACGGGAAAGATGAAATTTCATACGCTATTCATGTTAGAG taccacCGTCACCTCCGaagttaattgtatttttagaagAAACTGATAGTTTACAACTGAAGTGGACGGATACAGCTGAACCAGACATACCAATACTAg gctatataatcaattttaaacgtGAACATGGTGATTGGGAAGAAATTCATATTGATGCAAAGACACATTTTCatacattacaaaaattactttGTGGCACAAGATATCAATTGTATATTACAGCGTACAACAAAATTGGAACGGGTCTACCATGTGACATTTTAACATCATATACTAAAGGCTccg TGCCTATCCCACCTGAATCACCAACTGAagcaataacatataatagcTCAACAGTAACAGCCTGGTTTGATCTATGGGGAAGTGGAGgatgtgatatattatattatacaatcgaATGGAAACAACAAATATCTGAAGAGTGGATCTCAAGTGATGGCAGTAAACCTGTAGTTCCAAAAGAACGTATGTATACTGTTGAAGGTCTTGAACCAGCAACTAAATATCAATTGAAAGTCattgcacataataatatcggtTCATCATATGCATTGTACAACTTCACCACTCTCACAATTGATGGAG CGACTGTTATACCGTTTGATTTATATACTGAAATAGCACCAGAAGAAGCTTCAGTATTTACATCAATCACAACTGCAATATCTTTGATAATAGCATTAGTCGTTGTATCATCGATCGCAGCatttacatactattataaagtCATGA aaCGCTCAGACGAAGAATCGGTTAGAGATCAAAGTCAACGGAGCCGTGATCAACGATATTCAGTCAGGGGACAATCGCAACAAACCTTAAGTTGTGATTCAGTAACATTTAAAACCGATTCAactg aatacatGGATGAAATTTGTCCGTACGCAACATTTGAACTTGCCAAACAACCACAAGGTGAAAGTACATTTAGTGGTAATATTTACAGTGGACCATACCATTCAGTAAGAGGTTCATTTGTTTATCATCAACCTAAAGCGTCAACGTccgaacaatataattttgttcaa aggAAGGAACCTGAGTATACAAAAGTCCGCCAAAAAGGAAGAAAACTTAGAGATCCTCATTCCGAAAGTCAag AATCAGACAATTTAGGTAGTACAGATTCTGAAGTAAAGCGGATTTTAACACTTCACCTGCCTATTTCAGAGTATGACACTCACGGTAGTGACTCTGACAATGGTGAAACAAGACGAAATCAATCAGCAAGTCAAGAACTTGTTTCATTTAGACATCGAATGAGTAgag AAGTGAGTAACGAAGGCACCAGCTCTTCGTCAGAGAATTCTATAGCAGAAGTCAGAAAACCTTCTATAGTTCCTCCTCTTCGAAAACCTAAATCCAAAAgtcaagtatttacaaaaaGATCACTGAAAAGCAACAGTGGTTTTTCAAGTCataatgatgatattaattttag CGAACGTTTAAATCCTCCGGCTAGATTTTCAGACTCCAGACCAATGCGACAAAACGAGGGAAATGAATATGAACGTCGTCCAAAAATATCATCGCATCAACGAAGATCACCAAGAAGACTTACACAAGAGACTTCATTCCAAATAGATGTCTAG